A portion of the Luxibacter massiliensis genome contains these proteins:
- a CDS encoding phospho-sugar mutase, with product MDYKERYEEWLANPYFDVETKAELESIKENENEIKERFYTDLEFGTAGLRGIIGAGTNRMNIYTVRKATQGLANYIKKSGNEGRGVAIAYDSRHMSPEFANEAALCLGANGIKAYVFDSLRPTPELSFAVRRLGCIAGINITASHNPPEYNGYKVYWEDGAQITPPHDKGIMDEVKAVEDYTTMKTMNLEEAKAAGVYEVIGAAIDDDYIAELKKQVLHQDAINAVGKDIKIVYSPLHGTGNIPARRILKELGFTNVHVVKEQELPDGDFPTVSYPNPEAAEAFELGLKLAREIDADIVLATDPDADRLGVRVKDSQGQYHDLTGNMSGCLLADYEIGQRKALKGLPNDGYLIKTIVTSNMADAIAQYYHTGLIEVLTGFKFIGQQILGFETSGKGEYLFGFEESYGCLIGTYARDKDAIVATMALCEAAAYYKTKGMNLWDAMIGLYERYGYYKDDIQAITLKGIEGLAKIQEILETLRKNPPAEIAGYKVVRARDYKADTIRDMETGKVTGTGLPNSNVLYYDLTDGAWLCVRPSGTEPKVKFYYGVKGTSQSDADAKSESMGKEVLAMIDKMM from the coding sequence ATGGACTATAAGGAGAGATACGAGGAGTGGTTGGCTAACCCATATTTTGATGTGGAGACAAAGGCGGAGCTTGAGAGTATCAAAGAGAATGAGAACGAAATCAAAGAGCGCTTTTACACAGATTTGGAATTTGGCACAGCAGGACTGCGGGGTATCATCGGTGCGGGGACAAACCGTATGAATATTTATACAGTCAGAAAGGCGACTCAGGGATTGGCCAATTATATTAAGAAGAGTGGGAATGAGGGCAGAGGGGTGGCAATCGCTTACGATTCCCGCCACATGTCCCCTGAGTTTGCCAATGAGGCTGCGCTTTGCCTGGGGGCAAATGGGATTAAGGCGTATGTGTTTGATTCTCTGCGGCCTACTCCAGAACTGTCCTTTGCAGTCCGCAGACTGGGATGCATTGCGGGAATTAATATAACCGCCAGCCATAACCCGCCGGAGTATAACGGTTATAAAGTATACTGGGAGGATGGGGCTCAGATTACCCCCCCTCACGATAAGGGGATTATGGATGAGGTGAAGGCTGTCGAGGATTATACAACGATGAAAACCATGAACCTTGAGGAAGCCAAAGCAGCAGGCGTATATGAGGTGATTGGAGCAGCCATAGACGACGATTACATAGCAGAGCTGAAAAAACAGGTGCTTCATCAGGATGCCATTAACGCTGTGGGAAAAGACATTAAGATTGTATATAGCCCCCTTCATGGGACAGGCAATATTCCTGCCCGCCGGATCTTAAAGGAACTGGGATTTACAAATGTACATGTGGTAAAAGAACAGGAACTTCCCGACGGTGACTTTCCCACTGTTTCTTATCCTAACCCAGAGGCGGCAGAAGCGTTTGAGCTGGGCCTGAAACTGGCCAGGGAGATTGATGCGGATATTGTGCTGGCCACAGATCCAGACGCAGACCGCCTTGGAGTCCGTGTAAAAGACAGCCAGGGCCAATACCATGACCTGACAGGGAATATGTCGGGATGCCTGCTTGCGGATTATGAAATAGGGCAGAGAAAGGCATTAAAGGGACTTCCCAATGATGGATATTTAATTAAAACAATTGTTACATCAAATATGGCAGATGCAATTGCCCAGTATTACCATACAGGCCTTATTGAAGTTCTGACTGGGTTTAAATTTATTGGCCAGCAGATACTTGGGTTTGAAACAAGCGGAAAAGGTGAATATTTATTTGGATTTGAGGAAAGCTATGGATGTCTGATCGGTACCTATGCAAGAGATAAGGATGCTATCGTAGCTACTATGGCACTCTGTGAGGCAGCCGCCTACTATAAGACAAAGGGGATGAACCTTTGGGATGCTATGATTGGGCTGTATGAGCGCTATGGCTATTATAAGGACGATATTCAAGCGATTACCCTGAAAGGCATTGAGGGACTGGCTAAGATTCAGGAGATCCTTGAGACTCTCAGGAAAAATCCGCCTGCAGAGATTGCAGGTTATAAGGTAGTGAGGGCAAGGGATTATAAAGCAGATACTATCAGGGATATGGAGACAGGGAAGGTGACAGGCACCGGACTTCCAAACTCGAATGTGCTGTACTATGATCTGACAGACGGCGCATGGCTGTGTGTAAGGCCGTCTGGGACAGAGCCCAAAGTTAAATTCTATTATGGCGTAAAAGGGACATCCCAAAGCGATGCGGATGCCAAATCTGAGAGTATGGGGAAAGAAGTTCTTGCCATGATAGATAAAATGATGTAA
- a CDS encoding CotS family spore coat protein — translation MREYELEVLEQYDIEIRGTRKIRGAFFCDTNEGTMLLKEAGVSDRRAPLLYIMLSNLGNAGYPNIDIPVYNKEGSLISISRDGTRYMLKKWFSGRECDVRKECEILQATINLGELHNKMSWFEEDGPTGTQTGYLPLGRHLKEEFARHNREMKKVRAFIRDKVAKSSFEFLFLEYFEKMYTIAERVTKRLEKSGYNNLYEESIQSKKLVHGDYNYHNVILTSGKMATTNFEHFRVDVQAQDLYYFLRKVMEKHQWEEGLGKAMLDAYQSVRELDSREMEYIALCLAYPEKFWKTANAYYHSNKAWIPEKNVEKLQTAITQTEEKLRFLENIFTFIL, via the coding sequence ATGAGAGAATATGAATTAGAAGTCTTGGAGCAGTATGATATAGAAATAAGGGGCACCCGCAAAATAAGGGGTGCGTTTTTTTGCGATACCAATGAGGGCACAATGCTGTTGAAGGAAGCGGGCGTTTCCGACAGGCGTGCCCCTTTGTTATATATCATGCTCAGTAATCTGGGGAATGCAGGTTATCCCAATATTGATATCCCGGTATATAATAAAGAAGGTTCTCTAATCAGTATATCCAGAGATGGCACCAGATATATGCTGAAGAAATGGTTTTCAGGACGGGAATGCGATGTCAGGAAAGAGTGCGAAATCCTACAGGCAACTATAAATCTTGGAGAGCTTCATAATAAAATGTCCTGGTTTGAGGAAGATGGCCCAACTGGAACCCAGACAGGTTATCTGCCGTTAGGGCGGCATTTGAAGGAGGAATTTGCCAGGCACAACCGTGAAATGAAAAAAGTCCGTGCCTTTATACGGGATAAAGTGGCTAAAAGTTCTTTTGAGTTTCTTTTTCTGGAGTATTTTGAAAAAATGTATACCATAGCTGAACGTGTGACAAAGCGTTTAGAGAAATCCGGGTATAATAATTTATATGAGGAAAGCATACAGTCTAAAAAACTGGTGCATGGTGACTATAACTACCACAATGTGATCTTAACTTCAGGCAAGATGGCGACAACAAATTTTGAACATTTCCGTGTAGATGTACAGGCGCAGGATTTGTATTATTTTCTGCGCAAGGTGATGGAAAAACATCAGTGGGAGGAAGGGTTGGGAAAGGCCATGCTGGACGCCTACCAGAGTGTACGTGAGCTGGATTCCAGGGAAATGGAGTATATTGCATTATGCCTTGCCTATCCAGAGAAGTTTTGGAAAACGGCCAATGCATACTATCATTCCAACAAGGCCTGGATCCCTGAAAAAAATGTGGAGAAATTGCAGACAGCGATTACTCAGACAGAGGAAAAACTACGGTTTTTAGAGAATATATTTACTTTTATTTTATAG